A single region of the Jatrophihabitans sp. GAS493 genome encodes:
- a CDS encoding WXG100 family type VII secretion target has protein sequence MGEGFAAKTAEVSQVAELCAAIAEELTAGLASCSADVNILLMNWRGSAASSFESAFDEFTRATGLILAALKDESGDLQRAAVAYVDSDESSASALITAGRAG, from the coding sequence ATGGGAGAGGGCTTCGCCGCCAAGACGGCCGAGGTGAGTCAGGTTGCCGAGTTGTGTGCGGCGATCGCCGAGGAGCTCACGGCCGGATTGGCTAGTTGTTCAGCAGATGTCAACATTTTGTTGATGAATTGGCGTGGGAGTGCCGCCTCGTCCTTCGAGTCGGCCTTCGACGAGTTCACGCGGGCAACCGGGTTGATCCTCGCTGCGCTGAAAGACGAGTCCGGCGATCTTCAGCGGGCGGCGGTGGCCTATGTCGATTCCGACGAGAGCAGTGCGTCGGCCCTGATCACGGCCGGGCGCGCGGGATGA
- a CDS encoding DEAD/DEAH box helicase has product MTAAVHAEIAADGQRIVLIAAGAIEDIAFTAKQLQQTTPLFKTSNPKGALLCPLTWAAVVQLAAVYGPAWRPGPNLQTWITEQISARTADLTTPLRAPIPDGYTPRPYQVEGANMIAATGHTLITDEPGTGKTITTILGLIELWGRSMNKENPSPMPILVICPASVVDPWVQAFRDWIPFWRTAAWRGSPKRRRGLIGEADVYVTSYDTARMDAKDTNPAHSPLIELDPRALVADECHLIKNHHAARSAAVRRIARNAKAFVALSGTPITHHPADLWPTLTCLAPGAWPSRERWVNRYCLSVPADYGETILGLHPGNEPEFRTTLLGQQRRVAKADVLDQLPPKVYSVRAVELPPAYRKAYDAMENDMLAQMPDGGELSVMSVLAQMTRLSQLASAAAEVTTTTEINDSGEQVEHVSVTLTNPSWKVDAMLEICAERPDQQVVAFAPSAQLMRLAGESAAKAGLRVGYVIGGQSMKDRTETVEKFQGGHLDLICATTGAGGVGITLTAASTVVFLQRPWSLVESIQAEDRAHRIGSERHESIEIVDIVALDTLDTRVRAVLRERAGQLSALVQDPRIVAELLGGASVHPLRKKAS; this is encoded by the coding sequence ATGACCGCCGCAGTCCACGCCGAGATCGCCGCCGACGGCCAGCGCATTGTGCTGATCGCCGCCGGCGCGATCGAGGACATTGCGTTCACCGCCAAGCAGCTGCAGCAGACCACCCCGCTATTCAAGACCAGCAACCCCAAAGGTGCCCTGCTATGCCCGCTCACTTGGGCGGCCGTCGTGCAGCTGGCCGCGGTCTACGGCCCGGCGTGGCGACCAGGCCCGAACCTCCAGACCTGGATAACCGAACAGATCAGCGCGCGCACGGCAGACCTCACCACGCCGCTGCGCGCGCCGATCCCAGACGGCTACACCCCGCGCCCGTACCAGGTGGAAGGCGCCAACATGATCGCCGCCACCGGCCACACCCTCATCACCGACGAGCCCGGCACCGGCAAGACGATCACCACCATTCTCGGCCTAATCGAGCTGTGGGGACGCTCCATGAACAAGGAGAACCCCAGCCCGATGCCGATCCTGGTGATCTGCCCGGCCAGCGTCGTCGACCCCTGGGTGCAGGCCTTCCGCGACTGGATTCCGTTCTGGCGCACCGCGGCCTGGCGCGGCTCCCCGAAGCGCCGACGCGGCCTGATCGGTGAGGCCGATGTCTACGTCACCAGCTACGACACCGCGCGGATGGACGCCAAAGACACCAACCCCGCACACTCTCCGCTCATCGAGCTCGACCCCCGCGCCCTGGTCGCCGACGAGTGCCACCTGATCAAAAACCACCATGCCGCCCGCTCGGCCGCGGTGCGCCGGATCGCCCGCAACGCCAAAGCATTCGTCGCGCTGTCGGGCACCCCCATCACCCACCACCCCGCCGACCTCTGGCCCACCCTCACGTGCCTCGCGCCGGGCGCCTGGCCCTCACGTGAGCGCTGGGTCAACCGCTACTGCCTCTCGGTCCCCGCCGACTACGGCGAGACGATCCTGGGCCTTCACCCCGGCAACGAACCCGAGTTCCGCACCACCCTGCTCGGCCAGCAGCGCCGCGTCGCCAAAGCCGACGTGCTGGACCAGCTGCCGCCGAAGGTCTACTCGGTGCGCGCCGTCGAGCTGCCCCCGGCCTACCGCAAGGCCTACGACGCGATGGAAAACGACATGCTCGCCCAGATGCCCGACGGCGGTGAACTGTCGGTGATGAGCGTGCTCGCCCAGATGACGCGGCTGTCGCAGCTGGCCAGCGCCGCGGCCGAAGTCACCACCACGACCGAGATCAACGACTCCGGCGAGCAGGTCGAGCACGTCAGCGTGACGCTCACCAACCCCAGCTGGAAGGTGGACGCGATGCTGGAGATCTGCGCCGAGCGCCCCGACCAGCAGGTGGTGGCCTTCGCGCCGTCCGCGCAGCTGATGCGCCTAGCCGGGGAATCCGCCGCGAAAGCCGGGCTGCGCGTCGGGTACGTCATCGGCGGCCAGTCCATGAAAGACCGCACCGAGACGGTGGAGAAGTTCCAGGGTGGCCACCTGGACCTGATCTGCGCGACCACCGGTGCTGGCGGCGTCGGCATCACCCTCACCGCCGCCAGCACCGTGGTGTTCCTGCAGCGCCCCTGGTCGCTGGTCGAGTCGATCCAGGCCGAAGACCGAGCCCACCGCATCGGCTCCGAGCGGCACGAATCCATCGAGATCGTCGACATCGTCGCGCTCGACACCCTCGACACCCGGGTGCGGGCCGTGCTCCGCGAGCGCGCCGGCCAACTCTCCGCCCTAGTGCAAGACCCTCGCATCGTCGCCGAGCTGCTCGGTGGCGCGTCAGTCCACCCCCTACGAAAGAAGGCCAGCTAG
- a CDS encoding NAD-dependent malic enzyme: MSLPDSAHPRPTPTSASYSITVRIYALPDASVVGRLATTVTEAGGMVTAIDVSESRHDRITIDVTCSAVNGEHADEIVSALRALEGVEVHRVSDRTFLLHLGGKISVESKVALRTRDDLSMAYTPGVGRVSLALAANPEDVYKLTIKGNAVAVVTDGSAVLGLGNIGPGAALPVMEGKAALFKQFAGIDAWPICLDTQDVDLIVQTVKMIAPGFGGINLEDISAPRCFEVEARLRAELDIPVFHDDQHGTAIVVLAALTNALRCVRKGLSEVRIVVSGGGAAGTAIVELLLAAGVRHVLVWDREGILAPEDPALSEAKRALARKTNPDGISGDLHDALRGADVFIGVSAPGVLPAAWIGDMNDDPVVFALANPDPETDVDQARKYATVLATGRSDYPNQINNVLAFPGVFRGLLDARAGQVTTEMLLRAAAALAQCVSDEQLNTAYVIPSVFDPSVPIAVAAAVRNAATRGDVVAGDRGME; encoded by the coding sequence ATGTCCCTCCCAGATTCGGCCCACCCCCGGCCGACCCCCACCTCTGCCTCGTACTCGATCACGGTCCGCATCTACGCCCTACCGGACGCCTCGGTCGTCGGTCGCCTGGCGACCACCGTCACCGAAGCCGGAGGCATGGTTACCGCCATCGACGTCTCCGAATCCCGTCACGACCGGATCACCATCGACGTCACGTGCTCAGCGGTGAATGGCGAACACGCTGACGAGATCGTCTCCGCACTACGGGCGCTCGAAGGCGTTGAGGTGCACCGGGTCTCCGACCGGACGTTCCTACTCCACCTCGGCGGGAAGATCTCGGTCGAGTCGAAGGTGGCGCTGCGGACCCGAGACGACCTCTCCATGGCCTACACGCCGGGCGTGGGGCGTGTCTCCCTCGCATTGGCCGCCAACCCGGAGGACGTCTACAAGCTAACCATCAAAGGCAATGCGGTCGCGGTGGTCACCGATGGTTCTGCGGTGCTCGGACTGGGCAACATCGGCCCCGGTGCCGCGCTGCCGGTGATGGAGGGGAAGGCGGCGCTCTTCAAGCAGTTCGCCGGCATCGACGCGTGGCCGATCTGCCTGGACACCCAGGATGTTGACCTGATCGTGCAGACCGTGAAGATGATCGCGCCGGGCTTCGGCGGGATCAACCTCGAGGACATTTCGGCGCCGCGCTGCTTCGAGGTTGAGGCCCGTCTGCGCGCCGAGCTGGATATCCCGGTATTTCACGATGATCAGCACGGCACCGCGATCGTGGTGCTGGCCGCGCTGACCAATGCGCTGCGCTGCGTGCGCAAGGGCCTGTCGGAGGTACGCATCGTCGTATCGGGGGGAGGGGCGGCGGGTACGGCGATCGTGGAGTTGCTGCTCGCGGCCGGGGTTCGGCACGTCCTCGTCTGGGATCGTGAAGGGATCCTGGCGCCGGAGGACCCGGCACTCTCTGAGGCCAAGCGGGCGCTGGCTCGCAAGACGAACCCGGACGGGATCTCGGGTGACCTGCACGATGCGCTGCGCGGGGCCGACGTCTTCATCGGCGTCTCCGCGCCGGGGGTGCTACCGGCCGCCTGGATAGGTGACATGAACGACGACCCGGTGGTCTTTGCGCTGGCCAACCCGGACCCTGAGACTGACGTCGACCAGGCACGCAAGTACGCCACGGTGCTGGCCACCGGGCGGTCGGACTACCCGAATCAGATCAACAACGTCCTTGCGTTTCCGGGTGTATTCCGCGGATTGCTGGACGCGCGGGCCGGCCAGGTGACCACCGAGATGCTGCTGCGGGCGGCGGCCGCGCTGGCTCAGTGCGTCTCCGATGAGCAGTTGAACACGGCCTACGTCATCCCTTCCGTCTTTGATCCGTCCGTGCCGATAGCGGTCGCCGCCGCGGTCCGGAACGCCGCCACGCGTGGTGACGTGGTCGCCGGTGACCGCGGGATGGAGTGA
- a CDS encoding endonuclease → MSIDGTVYLLHFDRPYKHAKHYIGWASNLDARLAHHRAGSGANLLAVLRREGIGWTLARTWNGSRNRERQIKLQGGASRVCPMCGVIPRNPQENTA, encoded by the coding sequence ATGAGCATCGACGGCACCGTCTACCTGCTGCACTTCGACCGGCCCTACAAACATGCCAAGCACTACATCGGCTGGGCCAGCAACCTCGACGCCCGCCTGGCCCACCACCGCGCCGGTAGCGGCGCCAACCTGCTCGCGGTGCTCAGACGCGAGGGCATCGGCTGGACCCTCGCCCGGACCTGGAACGGCAGCCGGAACCGCGAACGCCAGATCAAGCTGCAGGGCGGCGCGTCACGCGTCTGCCCCATGTGCGGCGTCATCCCCCGAAACCCCCAGGAGAACACCGCGTGA
- a CDS encoding HNH endonuclease signature motif containing protein, producing MARPRLGVTAAERFFAFVEKGSTDGDCWEWRGYRQPLGYGRFRVEGRKTLAHRYAYELLVGPIPDGLSLDHLCRNPPCVNPAHLEPVTHRENVLRGEGPAAHHATKTHCPSGHAYSSENTVVDNRNRRVCRTCKTNCQRTRRARRKQLQSAKDGGVGCPGTASS from the coding sequence ATGGCTAGGCCTCGACTCGGCGTCACCGCCGCTGAGCGCTTCTTTGCGTTCGTAGAGAAGGGCTCCACCGACGGTGACTGCTGGGAATGGCGGGGCTACCGCCAGCCGCTCGGCTACGGGCGTTTCCGCGTCGAGGGGCGCAAAACACTGGCCCACCGCTACGCCTACGAGCTGTTGGTCGGTCCCATCCCGGACGGGTTGTCACTCGATCACCTTTGCCGGAACCCACCTTGCGTCAACCCGGCGCATCTAGAACCGGTCACTCACCGCGAGAACGTACTTCGCGGCGAGGGGCCTGCGGCACATCACGCGACCAAAACCCACTGCCCATCTGGTCACGCGTACTCATCCGAAAACACCGTTGTCGATAACCGAAATCGCAGGGTGTGCCGAACATGCAAAACCAACTGTCAACGCACCCGACGCGCACGTCGCAAGCAATTGCAGTCGGCCAAAGACGGCGGCGTTGGTTGCCCTGGCACCGCCAGCTCGTAG
- a CDS encoding helix-turn-helix domain-containing protein: protein MTQTVADRAAANVRAEMARRGLQQVHVAGQLGLTRSAFSRRFRGHIPFSVVELETLASLLDVSLESLLGDPVAA, encoded by the coding sequence ATGACCCAAACAGTCGCTGACCGCGCAGCGGCCAACGTTCGAGCGGAGATGGCCCGCCGGGGCTTGCAGCAAGTGCACGTCGCCGGCCAGCTCGGCCTCACCCGCTCCGCGTTCTCCCGCCGCTTCCGCGGACACATCCCCTTCAGCGTCGTCGAGCTCGAAACCCTCGCGTCTCTACTCGACGTCTCCCTCGAATCCCTTCTCGGCGATCCCGTCGCCGCCTGA
- a CDS encoding helix-turn-helix domain-containing protein → MTSSLTLVDSREDEPFHMAVARRLRGQLAERRITAMYLEQQTGMGRSLISRRLLGKTVMNLQEVADFADAAGLDLGYLLTGETEKAPPEPPEGLAVRRQGLEPRTR, encoded by the coding sequence ATGACTTCCTCATTGACGCTGGTGGATAGCCGCGAAGACGAGCCATTTCATATGGCCGTCGCTCGGCGACTGCGGGGGCAGCTCGCCGAGCGACGGATCACCGCCATGTACCTGGAGCAGCAGACCGGCATGGGACGCTCGCTCATCTCCCGCCGGCTACTCGGTAAGACGGTGATGAACCTGCAGGAGGTCGCGGACTTCGCCGACGCGGCCGGGCTCGACCTGGGCTACCTGCTCACCGGGGAGACAGAAAAAGCCCCCCCGGAACCTCCGGAGGGGCTTGCTGTGCGCCGTCAGGGACTTGAACCCCGAACCCGCTGA
- a CDS encoding DNA polymerase, translating to MTQPVRPFADSVLAYHQAGWPIVPVPPETKTPPPRGFTGADGVDAEPEQLVRWATSHATSSVAIRMPEGVIGIDVDDYIKGDVVKHGAGTLGEHITLWGDLPPTWSSTARGPGLSRIYFYRVPAQRYATVLGPDVEIIQRHHRYAVVWPSVHVGVPKDLGGNPLVGTYTWYDPQGQPCEPPKTIELPELPQAWVAGLAEGAAPASASSASRDEGEQMWSAITSDERPACAHMASALLDAYRLIEASTSGTRHDAADDRAWNLVQIAADGHPGLGVAFDELTALWEQVTAGEDRGEEWLRLFITAARKAVTRVGRPTPVDRDPCFEAMGLTLVPAPTPGAAPGEEPAEPIAPAQPWSVGEHIGVHLFDPHFGLDQPLAQTVLERMSPVMRYAYDSNGWLRRGPECWEDLKDLSGWAMTEVAKIMPHGDPDAEKGSDARDQADRRKRFMTSSSAKAIGERMKALLAGGTHPCSVAMASLDRDPWVLWAGGIPWDLTASADVPTIAGHVDPATPHLRAAAVAPHVRPTPLWDAFTAAVWPDPELRAWALRVLSIAVTGDAAKALPLLVGEGDRGKTQIVVLIMSVLGSYAHAADPRLLGGTDKAHASIVTALKGRRLSFIDEAPKDAASSQERLKQLTGGGELTGNDMGRNPITFTPTHTLVLTANEAPKLTDPAVRRRVRLIPCEGDPAEVIAARKAIGNTHGAAWRNEAPGVLAKLMAEASRWLADETTGRTDAAPEKYRYRAEEIAAEQNLTHSWMEAMCEPFETGTASHELHAAFVGWCKDQGIRDTNRPSMTKWGTELNRLGYPAMKRRHGHVRALRIRITGNWASGAGLGAGFDANPAPPDTPVITDVSNPVVQGVQGVQGIYPPYTHAHTHTRIQGQGETTLHPCNPAQPGEPCTPVPANPAESAKITAGLLAAREAALQVAPIAQPAPAKPTRTKVDPAVRAAEKAAAKAQALAEQIAEASGPVLTLPTLVSHQQLAALELADVAQVVEVFGLGQELTVDVEHTGYPIGHADYQLRTVQVGNDHGVLVFDATDPAQLEVAGDLVNRAEVLHAHSATADLVPLAIADAIDIDSAWTRMHDTAIQALIADPQSTGSDADGLKQLAHDVLGDQAASTPADAARAALFKAGKWLTNTKATTPVTRSGWAQVNPRSTTMIRYAASDVLDTAALAKALPQMPSVVRERERTAQRMTARVAHQGVRLDGEHIDAKLPEHQAALAEAAGRLAAFGIDNAGSDQQIAAALVALGAPLPRTKTGRPSVARSAIEGYKTLSGPIGDLVRARLDYQHHETVLGLFLEPYAQLVHRGDGRARPTVYTLGADTGRMSCIQSDALVDMPRDLIKYPGGVPITEVKAGDWVYAFDHNRELVLRRVKWCEQTAVRETVIITAENSDGHQITLRATPDHLVRLRNGDWRAAGNLMHAPGRPHRDDGPRLMTMVKRIVDDGYVKFFPHSIARKGAGTMGGGKNREHRWVLEQIAGRKISTKVDVNHIDGNRANNHPSNLEELPMHEHRGNRDLAWGVEQAELNLSTGPNDYRVISVTPGIVEPVWDMEVDEVHNFIANGICVHNCVRPNLQQVPRQGGIRRCITADPGYVIASADFASVEVRVAAALSGDLGLQQMLAQGVDLHGLIAREVYGPDATKEDRYNTKRGVFGRLYGSGIPGIARTLGISETLAASTVDVLDSYTPQLAAWTQGLKQAVQRGMTTYETYSGRVVHLDQRLPHKALNYCVQGTARELLVDTLIRWQDTRWADCVLMPVHDELLVFVPESDAEEATAALVAAMETTLMGVAIKAEASSPSTAWSDAS from the coding sequence GTGACCCAGCCAGTTCGACCTTTCGCCGACTCCGTCCTGGCCTACCACCAGGCCGGCTGGCCGATCGTGCCCGTTCCCCCGGAAACCAAGACACCCCCGCCTCGCGGCTTCACCGGCGCCGACGGCGTCGACGCCGAGCCCGAGCAGCTGGTGCGCTGGGCCACCTCGCACGCCACCAGCTCGGTGGCGATCAGGATGCCCGAAGGGGTCATCGGCATCGACGTCGACGACTACATCAAGGGCGACGTCGTCAAGCACGGTGCGGGCACCCTCGGCGAGCACATCACGCTCTGGGGCGACCTCCCGCCCACCTGGTCGAGCACGGCGCGGGGACCAGGGCTGAGCCGGATCTACTTCTATCGCGTCCCCGCACAGCGCTACGCCACGGTGCTCGGCCCCGACGTCGAGATCATCCAGCGCCACCACCGTTACGCCGTGGTCTGGCCGTCGGTGCACGTCGGAGTTCCGAAAGACCTGGGGGGTAACCCGCTCGTCGGCACTTATACCTGGTACGACCCTCAGGGTCAGCCGTGCGAGCCGCCTAAAACCATCGAGCTGCCGGAGCTGCCCCAGGCCTGGGTCGCAGGGCTGGCCGAAGGTGCGGCACCGGCCAGCGCCAGCTCGGCCTCGCGCGACGAAGGCGAGCAGATGTGGTCGGCCATCACCAGCGACGAACGCCCGGCCTGCGCGCACATGGCCAGCGCCCTGCTCGACGCCTACCGCCTGATCGAGGCCTCCACCAGCGGTACTCGCCACGACGCCGCCGACGACCGCGCCTGGAACCTGGTGCAGATCGCCGCTGACGGACACCCGGGCCTGGGCGTGGCGTTCGACGAGCTCACCGCGCTGTGGGAGCAGGTCACCGCCGGGGAGGACCGTGGCGAGGAATGGCTGCGGCTGTTCATCACCGCCGCGCGCAAAGCCGTCACCCGCGTGGGCCGCCCGACCCCCGTCGACCGTGACCCCTGCTTCGAGGCGATGGGCCTGACGCTGGTACCCGCACCGACACCGGGCGCCGCGCCTGGCGAAGAGCCGGCCGAGCCGATCGCCCCGGCACAACCGTGGAGCGTCGGCGAGCACATCGGGGTGCACCTGTTCGACCCGCACTTCGGCCTCGACCAGCCGCTGGCCCAGACCGTGCTCGAGCGGATGTCGCCGGTGATGCGCTACGCCTACGACTCCAACGGCTGGCTGCGCCGCGGCCCCGAATGCTGGGAAGACCTCAAGGACCTGTCGGGCTGGGCGATGACCGAGGTCGCCAAGATCATGCCGCACGGTGATCCCGACGCCGAGAAGGGCAGCGACGCCCGCGACCAGGCCGACCGCCGCAAGCGGTTCATGACCTCCAGCTCCGCCAAGGCGATCGGCGAGCGGATGAAAGCGCTGCTCGCCGGCGGCACGCACCCCTGCTCGGTGGCCATGGCCTCGCTGGACCGCGACCCCTGGGTGCTGTGGGCCGGCGGCATCCCGTGGGATCTCACCGCCTCAGCCGATGTCCCCACGATCGCCGGGCACGTCGACCCCGCCACCCCGCACCTGCGCGCGGCCGCGGTCGCCCCCCACGTGCGCCCCACACCGCTCTGGGACGCCTTCACCGCGGCCGTCTGGCCGGACCCCGAGCTGCGGGCCTGGGCGCTGCGGGTGCTGTCGATCGCGGTCACCGGTGATGCGGCCAAGGCGCTGCCGCTGCTCGTCGGCGAAGGCGACCGGGGCAAAACCCAGATCGTCGTGCTGATCATGTCGGTGCTGGGCAGCTACGCCCACGCCGCTGACCCGCGGTTGCTCGGCGGCACCGACAAGGCGCACGCCTCGATCGTCACCGCGCTGAAAGGCCGGCGGCTGTCGTTCATCGACGAAGCCCCCAAGGACGCAGCCAGCAGCCAGGAGCGGCTGAAGCAACTGACCGGCGGCGGTGAGCTGACCGGCAACGACATGGGGCGCAACCCGATCACCTTCACCCCCACCCACACGCTGGTACTGACAGCCAACGAAGCGCCCAAACTCACCGACCCGGCTGTGCGCCGGCGGGTGCGGCTCATCCCGTGTGAAGGCGACCCGGCCGAGGTGATCGCGGCCCGCAAAGCGATCGGCAACACCCACGGCGCGGCCTGGCGCAACGAAGCGCCCGGGGTACTGGCCAAGCTCATGGCCGAGGCCTCGAGGTGGCTGGCCGACGAGACGACCGGGCGCACCGACGCAGCGCCGGAGAAATACCGCTACCGCGCTGAGGAGATCGCGGCCGAGCAGAACCTCACGCACAGCTGGATGGAGGCGATGTGCGAGCCCTTCGAGACCGGGACGGCGTCCCACGAATTGCACGCAGCGTTCGTGGGCTGGTGCAAAGACCAGGGCATCAGAGACACGAATCGGCCCAGCATGACGAAGTGGGGCACCGAGCTGAACCGTCTCGGTTACCCGGCGATGAAGCGCAGGCACGGCCACGTACGCGCACTCCGAATCCGAATCACCGGAAATTGGGCCAGCGGTGCAGGGTTGGGTGCAGGGTTTGACGCCAACCCTGCACCCCCGGATACCCCAGTAATTACCGACGTTTCTAACCCCGTTGTGCAGGGTGTGCAGGGTGTGCAGGGTATTTATCCCCCCTACACACACGCGCATACACACACGCGCATACAAGGCCAGGGTGAAACGACCCTGCACCCCTGCAACCCTGCACAGCCTGGCGAACCCTGCACACCAGTGCCGGCGAACCCCGCCGAGTCGGCGAAGATCACCGCGGGTCTGCTGGCCGCACGTGAGGCTGCGCTGCAGGTTGCGCCGATCGCGCAGCCCGCCCCGGCCAAGCCGACGCGGACCAAGGTCGACCCCGCGGTGCGAGCCGCGGAGAAGGCTGCGGCCAAAGCCCAGGCGCTCGCTGAGCAGATCGCCGAAGCCAGCGGGCCGGTGCTCACGCTGCCGACGCTCGTCTCGCACCAGCAGCTGGCCGCGCTCGAGCTGGCCGACGTCGCCCAGGTGGTCGAGGTGTTCGGCCTCGGCCAGGAGCTCACGGTGGACGTCGAACACACGGGCTACCCGATCGGGCACGCCGACTACCAGCTGCGGACGGTCCAGGTGGGCAACGACCACGGCGTCCTGGTCTTCGACGCAACCGACCCCGCACAGCTCGAGGTGGCCGGCGACCTGGTGAACCGCGCCGAGGTGCTGCACGCACATTCGGCCACCGCCGACCTGGTGCCGTTGGCGATCGCCGACGCCATCGACATCGACTCCGCCTGGACCCGGATGCACGACACCGCGATCCAGGCGCTAATCGCGGATCCGCAGTCCACCGGCTCCGACGCCGACGGGCTTAAGCAGCTGGCTCACGACGTGCTCGGCGACCAGGCCGCGTCCACCCCGGCCGACGCCGCCCGGGCCGCGCTGTTCAAAGCCGGCAAGTGGCTGACCAACACCAAGGCGACCACGCCGGTGACGCGTTCGGGCTGGGCGCAGGTGAACCCGCGCAGCACGACGATGATCCGTTACGCGGCCAGCGACGTGCTGGACACCGCGGCGCTGGCCAAGGCACTGCCGCAGATGCCGTCGGTGGTCCGCGAGCGTGAGCGCACCGCGCAGCGGATGACCGCCCGCGTGGCGCACCAGGGCGTGCGCTTGGACGGCGAGCACATCGACGCCAAGCTGCCCGAGCACCAGGCCGCCCTCGCTGAAGCCGCCGGCCGCCTCGCCGCGTTCGGTATCGACAACGCGGGCAGCGACCAGCAGATCGCGGCCGCCCTGGTGGCCCTGGGCGCGCCTCTGCCCCGAACGAAGACCGGCCGTCCCTCGGTGGCCAGAAGCGCAATCGAGGGCTACAAGACGCTCTCAGGCCCGATCGGTGATCTGGTCCGGGCCCGCCTGGACTACCAACACCACGAGACGGTGCTGGGCCTGTTCCTGGAGCCGTACGCGCAGCTGGTGCACCGCGGTGACGGCCGGGCCCGCCCGACGGTCTACACCCTCGGCGCAGACACGGGCCGCATGAGCTGCATTCAAAGCGACGCTCTCGTGGACATGCCCCGCGATCTGATCAAGTATCCCGGCGGCGTGCCGATCACCGAGGTTAAGGCGGGAGATTGGGTCTACGCCTTTGACCACAATCGTGAGCTGGTTCTGCGCCGCGTCAAGTGGTGTGAGCAGACCGCAGTACGCGAGACCGTGATCATCACCGCTGAGAATTCCGACGGTCATCAGATCACGCTTCGAGCAACACCGGACCACCTTGTGCGCCTGCGTAACGGCGACTGGCGCGCCGCCGGAAACCTCATGCACGCACCCGGACGGCCGCACCGCGACGACGGTCCAAGGCTCATGACGATGGTCAAGCGCATCGTGGACGACGGCTACGTGAAGTTCTTCCCGCACTCCATCGCCCGCAAAGGCGCCGGCACCATGGGCGGGGGCAAGAACCGGGAGCACCGCTGGGTATTGGAGCAGATCGCCGGCCGCAAGATCAGCACCAAGGTGGACGTCAACCACATCGACGGCAACCGGGCCAACAACCACCCCTCGAATCTCGAAGAGCTACCGATGCACGAGCACCGCGGCAACCGTGATCTGGCCTGGGGGGTCGAACAGGCCGAGCTGAATCTGTCCACTGGGCCGAACGACTACCGCGTTATCTCGGTGACGCCCGGCATCGTGGAGCCGGTCTGGGATATGGAGGTGGACGAGGTCCACAACTTCATCGCCAACGGGATCTGCGTGCACAATTGCGTGCGCCCCAACCTCCAGCAGGTCCCGCGCCAGGGCGGCATCCGCCGCTGCATCACCGCCGATCCCGGCTACGTGATCGCCTCTGCCGACTTCGCCAGCGTCGAGGTCCGGGTGGCGGCCGCGCTCAGCGGCGACCTCGGCCTGCAGCAGATGCTCGCCCAGGGCGTCGATCTGCACGGCCTGATTGCCCGCGAGGTCTACGGCCCCGACGCCACCAAGGAAGACCGCTACAACACCAAGCGCGGCGTCTTCGGCCGGCTCTACGGATCGGGCATCCCCGGCATCGCCCGCACGCTGGGCATCAGCGAGACACTGGCCGCCAGCACCGTCGACGTCCTGGACTCCTACACCCCGCAACTCGCGGCCTGGACCCAGGGCCTCAAGCAGGCCGTGCAGCGCGGCATGACCACCTACGAGACGTACTCCGGTCGGGTGGTCCACCTCGACCAGCGGCTGCCGCACAAGGCGCTCAACTACTGCGTGCAGGGCACCGCGCGTGAGCTGCTGGTCGACACCCTCATCCGTTGGCAGGACACCCGCTGGGCCGACTGCGTGCTGATGCCCGTGCACGACGAACTGCTGGTGTTCGTCCCTGAATCCGACGCCGAAGAAGCCACCGCCGCGCTAGTCGCTGCGATGGAAACAACCCTCATGGGCGTGGCCATCAAGGCCGAAGCCTCTTCCCCCTCAACCGCCTGGAGTGATGCGTCATGA
- a CDS encoding LuxR C-terminal-related transcriptional regulator — protein MTGNCVDCGRLISSSRRLEERRAIGALRHYSHGRCVSCGHRVAKRWLTHPRGSRIRVARSKYAPDPVAVQRLLAGDLNVHVTSAELHEAVLALNARGLSSKTIATQLHISMRTVTRHRAKARDAEQVAA, from the coding sequence ATGACCGGGAACTGTGTCGACTGCGGCCGGCTGATCAGCTCCAGCCGGCGACTCGAGGAACGCAGGGCGATCGGCGCTCTACGCCACTACAGCCACGGGCGTTGCGTCAGCTGCGGCCACCGGGTTGCGAAACGTTGGCTCACCCACCCGAGGGGCTCCCGCATCCGCGTCGCGCGCAGCAAGTACGCCCCCGATCCGGTGGCCGTTCAGCGGCTCCTCGCTGGCGACCTGAACGTGCACGTCACCTCCGCGGAGTTGCACGAGGCCGTCTTGGCGCTGAACGCCCGTGGCCTCTCCTCCAAGACGATCGCAACGCAGCTGCACATCTCGATGCGCACCGTCACCCGTCACCGCGCGAAGGCCCGCGACGCCGAGCAGGTGGCGGCATGA